A single window of Coffea eugenioides isolate CCC68of chromosome 7, Ceug_1.0, whole genome shotgun sequence DNA harbors:
- the LOC113778417 gene encoding cytochrome P450 CYP736A12-like, which yields MMSIHWLWTALALAAVWFFLQDLFLMKKRKRFPPGPKGLPIIGNLHLLGKNPHQDLAKLAKKHGPLMYMRFGYVPAIIVSSPEAAEKFLKTYDQVFASRPYHESSWYVSYEQRNLSFAQYGPYWRNMRKLCILQLLSSHKINSFLPMRREEVGTLVKSLKQAASDGAAVDLTAAISSLGANMSCLMIFGKKYMDKDFDDRGFRDVIGEALRLGATPNLGDYFPLLGVLDLQGLTRRFKDLAKVFDNFFEKIIDEHLQSQEHKQTKDVVDIMMGIMQSGEAEFEFDRRHVKAVLLDLLVASMDTSVTAVEWAISELLRRPEAMRKLQKELEDKVGLERTVEESDVEGLEYLDMVIKETMRLHPVAPLLLPHESMEDCTVDDFHIQKKSRIIINVYAIGHDPNVWPDPETFIPERFKDSNIDLRGQDFQLIPFGSGRRGCPGLQLGILLVRFVLAQLVHCFNWEPADNIKSTDLDMSETFGLVLSRAKHLKVVPTYRLQE from the exons GCATCTGTTAGGCAAGAATCCTCATCAAGATTTGGCAAAACTAGCCAAAAAGCATGGCCCTTTAATGTACATGCGATTCGGTTATGTCCCAGCAATCATTGTCTCATCCCCTGAAGCAGCTGAAAAGTTTCTCAAGACTTACGATCAAGTTTTTGCTAGTAGGCCTTATCATGAATCTTCTTGGTACGTTAGTTATGAGCAAAGGAACTTGTCTTTTGCCCAATATGGACCGTATTGGCGAAACATGCGTAAGCTTTGCATTCTGCAGCTGCTCAGTAGCCACAAAATCAATTCATTTCTGCCAATGAGAAGAGAAGAGGTTGGAACATTGGTTAAATCACTCAAACAGGCTGCCTCAGATGGTGCTGCTGTTGACCTTACTGCAGCAATTTCTTCCTTGGGTGCAAATATGAGTTGCTTGATGATATTTGGGAAGAAATATATGGACAAGGATTTTGATGATAGGGGGTTTAGAGATGTCATTGGAGAAGCACTTCGTCTTGGGGCCACGCCTAACCTCGGTGACTACTTTCCTCTGCTTGGTGTGCTTGACCTTCAGGGACTTACTCGCCGGTTTAAGGATCTTGCCAAGgtgtttgataatttttttgagaaaatcattGATGAGCATCTACAGTCTCAGGAGCACAAGCAAACCAAGGACGTTGTAGACATCATGATGGGAATTATGCAATCTGGAGAAGCTGAGTTTGAGTTCGACCGTCGTCATGTCAAAGCCGTCTTGTTG GATTTGCTTGTAGCCTCAATGGACACCTCAGTCACGGCTGTTGAATGGGCGATCTCAGAACTCCTCAGGCGTCCTGAGGCAATGAGGAAACTCCAGAAAGAGTTGGAAGACAAAGTTGGATTGGAGAGGACTGTAGAGGAATCAGACGTTGAAGGCCTTGAATATTTGGACATGGTTATCAAAGAAACCATGAGGCTTCATCCTGTGGCCCCACTATTGCTTCCCCATGAGTCAATGGAAGATTGCACAGTTGATGACTTCCACATTCAGAAAAAATCAAGGATCATCATAAACGTATACGCAATTGGACACGACCCAAATGTCTGGCCTGATCCTGAGACCTTCATCCCTGAAAGATTCAAAGATAGCAATATAGACCTTCGGGGGCAAGATTTTCAACTCATACCATTTGGCTCAGGCAGAAGAGGCTGCCCTGGTTTGCAGTTGGGGATCCTCCTTGTTCGTTTTGTGCTGGCACAGTTGGTGCATTGCTTCAATTGGGAACCTGCAGATAATATAAAGTCAACTGATTTGGATATGTCGGAGACTTTTGGCTTAGTACTCTCAAGAGCAAAGCATTTAAAGGTTGTACCTACGTACCGATTACAAGAATGA